The genome window CGGTGTGAGGAAGGCGGCGTATCGAGGCGGGTGACGAGCCTGCCAGAACCTCTCGAGGAGAGCGATACGCCATGACCGAGACTACCAATGTTCTTGCTTTCCGTCAGCCGTCCGCGGTTGATGATCCACTGACCGATATCGTTCGAGCCGGCGCGCGGGACCTGCTTGCCAGGGCGATCGAGATCGAGGTTGGCGCGTTTCTGGCCAGCACGGCCAATCTGACGCTGCCCGACGGTCGAGCGCGCCTGGTCCGACATGGGCACGGTCCGGTGCGCGAGATTGCGACCGGCATCGGTCCGGTGGAGGTCGCTCGTCCCAAGGTCCGCGACCGCGGAGCGAGCGGGCCAGGCGACCGCCTCCGCTTCAGTTCGGCAATCCTGCCGCTATGGGCGCGGCGGACGAAGAGCCTGGATGCCTTGATCCCGGTCCTCTATTTGCGCGGCATCTCGACCGGCGACTTCCAGGAGGCGCTCTCGGCGCTGCTCGGCAAGGATGCGCCGAACCTGTCGCCTTCGGTGATCGCCGGCCTGAAGGCCGATTGGCAGGTCGAGTACGAACGCTGGCAGAGACGCGATCTGTCGGCGCGTCGCTATGTCTACATCTGGGCCGATGGCGTGTACCTGCAGGCCCGCATGGAAGATCACAGCGAATGCATGCTGGTGCTGATTGGCACCACGCCGGAAGGCAAGAAGGAGCTGATCGGCTTCCAGGTCGGCGTGCGCGAGAGCGCGCAGAGCTGGCGCGAACTCCTGATCGACCTGCGGCAACGCGGGTTACGGATTGCCCCGCAACTCGCCATCGGCGACGGCGCCCTCGGCTTCTGGAAGGCACTGGACGAGGCCTTTCCCGGCACGCGGCACCAACGATGCTGGTGCCATAAAGTGAGCAACGTACTCGA of Bradyrhizobium barranii subsp. barranii contains these proteins:
- a CDS encoding IS256 family transposase, with translation MTETTNVLAFRQPSAVDDPLTDIVRAGARDLLARAIEIEVGAFLASTANLTLPDGRARLVRHGHGPVREIATGIGPVEVARPKVRDRGASGPGDRLRFSSAILPLWARRTKSLDALIPVLYLRGISTGDFQEALSALLGKDAPNLSPSVIAGLKADWQVEYERWQRRDLSARRYVYIWADGVYLQARMEDHSECMLVLIGTTPEGKKELIGFQVGVRESAQSWRELLIDLRQRGLRIAPQLAIGDGALGFWKALDEAFPGTRHQRCWCHKVSNVLDKVAKSVQGLMKNDLRNIYLAPHRAEAETAIDVFVEKYHVKYGRAVECLIKDRHALLAFFDFPAEHWIHLRSSNPIESVFATVRHRTVRTKGSLSQQTAKLMVFKLIDAASKTWRRLKSTNQLPKVIAGVKFIDGIEVIPNTESHAA